In Syntrophales bacterium, a genomic segment contains:
- a CDS encoding prephenate dehydrogenase/arogenate dehydrogenase family protein — MNNIQIGIIGGTGGMGRWFADFFVREGYTVHVSGRSRGMDVRKMADTCQVVIVSVPIGVTGEVIEKVGPCMKKESLLMDLTSLKEEPVRAMVKFSVSEVIGCHPLFGPHVDSIAGHRVVLCPERTERWLAWLKAILEKNGALVVETTPAKHDAMMAIVQGFNHLNTITMGAVLGKAGVSLSELNQFATPAFQTKVGIVEKVFVHNPGLYAEIVTENPDIGRILDLYEKTLSELRSLIQQREARGLAEMMEKYAELLWPPDLSRKS; from the coding sequence ATGAATAACATTCAGATAGGCATCATTGGCGGCACAGGGGGGATGGGGAGGTGGTTTGCCGATTTCTTTGTTAGAGAGGGATATACCGTCCATGTCTCTGGGAGAAGCAGAGGGATGGATGTCAGAAAAATGGCGGATACTTGCCAGGTGGTCATCGTGAGTGTCCCGATCGGGGTCACCGGGGAGGTTATTGAAAAGGTCGGACCGTGCATGAAAAAAGAATCCTTATTGATGGACCTTACCTCCCTGAAGGAGGAGCCGGTAAGAGCGATGGTTAAGTTTTCCGTCTCGGAGGTCATCGGGTGTCATCCCCTCTTCGGGCCTCACGTGGATTCCATAGCGGGACACCGTGTGGTCCTCTGTCCGGAGAGGACGGAAAGGTGGCTTGCCTGGCTGAAGGCAATCCTCGAGAAAAATGGCGCTCTTGTTGTGGAGACCACACCGGCCAAACACGATGCGATGATGGCTATTGTTCAGGGGTTCAACCATCTCAACACGATCACCATGGGTGCAGTACTTGGCAAAGCGGGAGTAAGCCTGTCGGAGCTGAACCAGTTTGCCACCCCTGCCTTTCAAACGAAGGTCGGGATCGTGGAAAAGGTCTTTGTTCATAATCCGGGGCTGTATGCCGAGATTGTCACCGAGAATCCAGACATCGGCAGGATCCTCGATTTGTATGAAAAAACACTGTCTGAATTGAGAAGTCTGATCCAGCAAAGGGAGGCCAGGGGG
- the aroC gene encoding chorismate synthase — translation MSGSIIGVLFKVATWGESHGKAIGAVVEGCPPGIELSEGDIQKDLDRRRPGRIMSASARREGDLVEILSGTFEGRTTGTPISLIIYNRDADSGAYESLKDIFRPGQGDFTYFKKYGIRDYRGGGRASGRETAARVAAGAVARKVLLREGIEVLAYTKALGGIAVSNSFSAAGIISREDVDKNRLACPDPDAGKKMEARLEEARLNGDSLGGIVEIIVRGCPSGLGEPVFDKIDADLAGALMSIGTVKGVEIGAGFAVAGMTGSQANDPMTPEGFLSNNAGGILAGITNGDEIVIRVACKPISSIEKVQQTIDIHGKPVELSVKGRHDVSVIPRIIPVCEAMVGIVLTDHLLRQKAITG, via the coding sequence GTGTCGGGAAGTATCATAGGAGTCCTCTTTAAGGTAGCCACCTGGGGAGAATCACACGGGAAGGCTATCGGCGCTGTGGTGGAGGGGTGTCCCCCAGGCATTGAGCTTTCGGAGGGGGACATACAAAAGGATCTGGATAGGAGAAGGCCGGGACGAATTATGTCCGCCTCGGCCAGGCGAGAGGGAGACCTTGTCGAGATCCTCTCCGGTACCTTTGAGGGGAGGACTACAGGGACCCCCATCTCTCTGATTATTTACAACAGGGATGCTGATAGTGGGGCCTATGAAAGTCTCAAGGATATCTTCAGACCCGGCCAGGGTGATTTTACCTATTTTAAGAAATACGGCATCCGTGACTACAGGGGAGGTGGTCGCGCCTCTGGTCGGGAAACGGCGGCCCGTGTGGCGGCCGGGGCAGTTGCCAGAAAGGTGCTCTTAAGGGAAGGAATTGAGGTCCTGGCCTACACGAAGGCGCTGGGTGGTATTGCGGTCTCCAATTCCTTCTCTGCCGCAGGGATTATTTCCCGGGAGGATGTAGACAAGAACAGGCTGGCCTGTCCCGATCCTGATGCCGGCAAAAAGATGGAGGCAAGATTAGAGGAAGCCAGGCTCAACGGAGATTCTCTGGGTGGTATCGTGGAGATCATCGTCAGAGGGTGCCCCTCGGGCCTGGGAGAACCTGTCTTTGACAAGATAGATGCCGATCTTGCCGGGGCACTGATGAGTATCGGTACGGTGAAGGGTGTGGAAATAGGGGCCGGTTTTGCCGTTGCCGGCATGACCGGTTCGCAGGCTAATGATCCCATGACGCCGGAGGGATTCCTTTCCAATAATGCCGGCGGGATACTGGCGGGGATCACCAACGGTGATGAGATCGTCATCCGGGTGGCCTGTAAGCCGATATCTTCCATCGAAAAGGTTCAGCAGACCATTGATATACACGGGAAGCCGGTGGAGTTGTCGGTCAAGGGAAGACACGATGTCTCGGTGATACCGAGGATCATTCCTGTCTGTGAAGCCATGGTCGGCATTGTCCTGACAGATCATTTATTGAGGCAGAAAGCCATTACAGGATGA